One Luteolibacter flavescens genomic region harbors:
- a CDS encoding prephenate dehydrogenase has product MEFEKVAILGGGLLGGSLALALARHFPETPVSLWARRAETVATAKERGIAGATLDMAEAVEGADLIVLSTPVGAMATVLLAAQTAGLSRDALVTDVGSVKAAPHRVLRPLLERTGGKFIGSHPMAGSEQTGIGAADEALFEGAACLLTDDEQVGEPLAGKLQRFWESLGCRVSWLDAARHDALVARISHFPHLIAAAAAKVALEDPTDGLFGGGGLRDTTRVAGGDPAMWAEIAMENREALHGVLSHGIREMSEMLAMLETGDHEALRHWLEDAKRARDASLRRD; this is encoded by the coding sequence ATGGAGTTCGAAAAAGTCGCCATCCTCGGCGGCGGGCTGCTCGGCGGCTCGCTGGCATTGGCGCTGGCACGTCATTTCCCGGAGACTCCCGTCTCCCTCTGGGCCCGCCGGGCTGAGACCGTGGCGACCGCGAAGGAGCGGGGGATAGCCGGTGCTACCTTGGACATGGCCGAGGCGGTTGAGGGCGCGGATCTCATCGTGCTCTCCACGCCGGTGGGTGCCATGGCCACGGTGCTGCTGGCGGCGCAGACCGCAGGGCTTTCCCGCGACGCGCTCGTCACCGACGTGGGCAGCGTGAAGGCGGCACCCCACCGCGTGCTGCGCCCGCTGCTGGAGCGCACGGGCGGGAAATTCATCGGCAGCCACCCCATGGCAGGCTCCGAGCAGACCGGGATCGGAGCCGCGGACGAGGCTCTTTTTGAAGGCGCGGCATGCCTTCTGACCGATGACGAGCAGGTCGGCGAGCCTTTGGCGGGCAAGCTCCAGCGCTTCTGGGAAAGCCTCGGCTGCCGTGTCTCTTGGCTTGATGCCGCCCGGCACGATGCCCTCGTCGCGCGGATCAGCCATTTTCCGCACCTGATCGCTGCCGCGGCGGCGAAGGTGGCGCTGGAAGATCCGACCGACGGGCTTTTCGGCGGCGGCGGCCTGCGCGACACCACCCGGGTCGCCGGCGGCGACCCCGCCATGTGGGCGGAGATCGCGATGGAAAACCGCGAGGCCCTACACGGTGTCCTGAGTCATGGCATCCGCGAGATGAGCGAAATGCTTGCCATGCTGGAAACTGGCGACCATGAAGCGCTGCGCCACTGGCTGGAGGACGCGAAGCGTGCCCGGGACGCCTCCCTCCGCCGCGATTGA
- a CDS encoding pseudouridine synthase, with product MKLDRLLAKHESMGRNRARARILGGRVRVDGGVARQFDHEVDRFMKVELDDVVIQAAERLLYVMLYKPTGVVSATVDPEHPTVIDLIDDPDRGSLHLVGRLDRNTSGLVLLTNDGRWSKALMDPAKKVPKVYRVQTRDPIPAEAVAAFAEGFYFHTEDLVTRPAKLEIIGEREARLTLHEGRYHQIKRMFHRVGNLVTGLHREQIGELALPDDLESGQWRLLSKEEAGRCRGEAATGPC from the coding sequence GTGAAGTTGGACCGCCTGCTCGCGAAGCACGAGTCAATGGGACGAAACCGCGCCCGCGCCCGGATCCTCGGCGGGCGGGTGCGGGTGGATGGCGGGGTGGCGCGCCAGTTCGATCACGAGGTGGATCGCTTCATGAAAGTGGAGCTGGATGACGTGGTGATCCAAGCGGCCGAGCGGCTGCTCTACGTGATGCTCTACAAGCCAACCGGCGTGGTGAGTGCGACGGTCGATCCCGAGCATCCGACGGTGATCGATCTCATCGACGATCCCGACCGCGGGTCGTTGCATCTGGTCGGGCGACTGGACCGCAATACCTCCGGGCTGGTGCTGCTGACGAATGACGGACGATGGTCGAAGGCATTGATGGATCCGGCCAAGAAGGTGCCGAAGGTCTATCGCGTGCAAACCCGCGATCCGATCCCCGCGGAAGCCGTGGCTGCGTTTGCGGAGGGCTTCTACTTCCATACAGAGGACCTGGTGACGCGACCCGCGAAGCTGGAAATCATCGGCGAGCGCGAAGCCCGCCTGACGCTTCACGAGGGGCGCTATCATCAGATCAAGCGGATGTTCCACCGCGTCGGAAATCTGGTCACCGGACTGCACCGCGAGCAGATCGGGGAGCTGGCCTTGCCCGATGATCTGGAGTCGGGACAGTGGCGACTCTTGAGCAAAGAGGAAGCGGGAAGATGCAGGGGCGAAGCAGCGACGGGACCCTGCTGA
- the aroA gene encoding 3-phosphoshikimate 1-carboxyvinyltransferase produces MSEFRVRSIRTLDAAFPVPGDKSMSHRAAMIAGLADGVSTVRNFLPSEDCLNTLGAMQACGVQVQVLEEMPGFGPTSMRIYGRSMKLDAPSKPIDCGNSGTGMRLLAGLFAGQSFETELFGDESLSGRPMGRITVPLGEMGAKIDCLGEKPGCAPLKIHGARLHPIRYELPVASAQVKSAVLLAGMFCEGVTTAVQPADTRDHTERMLESFGVKIVTEGNAISIEGGQVPQARDFRVPGDISSAAFWVVAAAALPGSRLVIKNVGLNPTRTAVLDVIERMGAQITRTVISTDDGEPIGDVEIRGSQLKGTELLRAEIPNLIDEIPVIAVAAAMAEGKTIIRNAKELRVKETDRITTVVEGLRAMGGQIEEFEDGMEITGGAPLHAATIESHGDHRIAMAFAIAGLFASGETVIRNTACVNTSYPGFAKQLDAVLAESKDLADYDLPTVPVPA; encoded by the coding sequence ATGAGCGAGTTCCGAGTCCGATCGATCCGCACGCTGGATGCCGCATTTCCGGTGCCCGGCGACAAGAGCATGTCCCACCGCGCGGCCATGATCGCCGGTCTCGCGGACGGTGTTTCCACGGTGCGCAATTTCCTCCCCAGCGAGGATTGCCTCAATACCCTCGGTGCCATGCAGGCCTGCGGCGTGCAGGTGCAGGTGCTGGAGGAAATGCCGGGCTTCGGCCCGACCTCGATGCGCATCTACGGTCGCAGCATGAAGCTCGACGCGCCGTCGAAGCCGATCGATTGCGGGAACTCCGGCACCGGCATGCGCCTGCTCGCGGGTCTCTTCGCGGGCCAGTCCTTCGAGACGGAGCTCTTCGGCGATGAGTCGCTCTCCGGTCGCCCGATGGGCCGCATCACCGTGCCGCTCGGCGAGATGGGCGCGAAGATCGATTGCCTGGGCGAGAAGCCCGGCTGCGCCCCGCTAAAAATCCACGGTGCCCGGCTCCACCCGATCCGCTACGAACTGCCGGTCGCCAGCGCCCAGGTGAAAAGCGCGGTCCTGCTCGCGGGGATGTTCTGCGAAGGCGTGACGACCGCCGTGCAGCCCGCCGATACCCGCGACCACACGGAGCGGATGCTGGAGTCCTTTGGCGTGAAGATCGTCACCGAGGGCAATGCGATTTCAATTGAAGGTGGCCAGGTTCCGCAGGCGCGCGATTTCCGGGTGCCGGGAGACATTTCCAGCGCCGCCTTCTGGGTGGTGGCTGCAGCCGCTCTCCCCGGCTCGCGGCTGGTGATCAAGAACGTGGGCCTGAATCCGACCCGTACCGCGGTGCTCGACGTAATCGAGCGCATGGGCGCGCAGATCACCCGCACGGTGATCTCCACCGACGACGGCGAGCCGATCGGCGATGTGGAGATCCGTGGCTCCCAGCTCAAGGGCACGGAACTCCTTCGCGCCGAGATCCCGAATCTCATCGACGAGATCCCCGTCATCGCCGTGGCCGCCGCCATGGCCGAGGGCAAGACGATCATCCGCAATGCCAAGGAACTCCGCGTGAAGGAGACCGACCGCATCACCACGGTCGTTGAGGGACTTCGCGCGATGGGCGGCCAGATCGAGGAATTCGAGGACGGCATGGAAATCACCGGCGGTGCGCCGCTTCATGCCGCGACCATCGAGAGCCACGGGGACCATCGCATCGCCATGGCATTCGCCATCGCGGGTCTTTTCGCGAGCGGTGAGACGGTGATCCGGAATACCGCGTGCGTGAACACGTCCTACCCGGGATTCGCCAAGCAACTCGATGCGGTCCTCGCCGAAAGCAAGGATCTCGCCGACTACGATCTTCCCACCGTTCCCGTCCCCGCATGA
- the cmk gene encoding (d)CMP kinase, translating into MILHRAIAIDGPAASGKSTLSRLLSQRLNLIMVNSGAMYRAVTWKVLQRGIDPNDREAVVQALREMELECGVADLVSTIKVDGIDPGDELRSESVNSHVSAVSAVPEVRECLVSLQRDYLKLGDVVMEGRDIGSVVFPETPFKIYMDADPSVREARREVVGEVDSVAARDRADSGRATAPLKIAEGACVLDTSGHTIESGVEAAIEILRGQGFVMPASA; encoded by the coding sequence ATGATCCTCCACCGCGCCATCGCCATCGACGGACCGGCAGCGTCCGGCAAGAGCACGCTCTCCCGGCTCCTGTCGCAGAGGCTCAATCTGATCATGGTCAACTCCGGCGCGATGTACCGGGCCGTAACCTGGAAGGTGCTGCAGCGCGGTATCGATCCGAATGACCGCGAGGCCGTGGTGCAGGCGCTGCGTGAGATGGAGCTGGAGTGTGGCGTGGCGGATCTGGTTTCCACGATCAAGGTCGACGGGATCGATCCCGGCGACGAACTCCGCAGCGAGAGCGTCAATTCCCATGTCTCCGCGGTGTCCGCAGTCCCCGAGGTGCGCGAGTGCCTGGTGTCTCTCCAGCGCGACTACCTGAAGCTCGGTGACGTGGTCATGGAAGGCCGCGACATCGGCAGCGTCGTCTTCCCCGAGACTCCTTTCAAAATCTACATGGATGCCGATCCCTCGGTGCGCGAGGCTCGCCGCGAGGTCGTCGGCGAGGTGGACAGCGTCGCCGCGCGCGACCGCGCCGACAGCGGCCGTGCGACCGCCCCGCTGAAGATCGCCGAGGGCGCATGCGTGCTCGATACCTCGGGGCATACCATCGAATCCGGCGTGGAAGCTGCCATCGAGATCCTTCGTGGACAGGGCTTCGTGATGCCGGCCTCAGCCTGA
- a CDS encoding pyruvate carboxylase — MPHPKTDKLLAANRGEIAIRIFRAANELGLRTVSMFAEEDRFSRHRFKADEAYQLDKDKGPVGAYLDVEGIVAMAKAKGVTLVHPGYGFLSENAAFARACAREGITFVGPSPELLENMGDKTAARQLAEKFNVPTLPGTEDPITDPGEALKIAEGIGFPLIIKAAFGGGGRGMRVVEKPEQLAGLLAEAQGEAEKAFGNAAVFLERYISKAKHIEVQILGDQHGNVVHLHERDCSVQRRYQKVVEIAPSVELDPVVRKELCDAAVTLAKGIGYNNAGTVEFLYDMDKGDWFFIEMNPRIQVEHTVTECVTGIDLVRSQILVAKGYSLFSPEIAIPQQDQIPCNGYAIQCRITTEDPERGFAPDYGRILNYRSAAGFGIRLDAGSGDAGSVITPFYDSMLVKLTAMGRDFETACVRMDRALREFRIRGVKTNIPFLENVIKDDTFRSGQAHTKLIDTKPELLKFKPKRDRATKLLTYLSDITVNGNATAKGWKPEQPILNPRVPHPAAKTFTGSREILLEKGPEAFSKWILEQKQLLITDTSMRDAHQSLIATRMRTLDMLRIADAYADGLPELFSLEMWGGATFDTAMRFLKECPWERLRRLREKVPGILFQMLFRGSNAVGYSNYPDNVVAGFVKHSADAGMDIFRIFDSLNYLPNMQVAMEAVRDHGKALCEAAICYTGDILDPRRDKFSLKYYVEKAKELEKMGAHILAIKDMAGLCKPQAAYNLVAALKQEIGIPIHFHTHDTSGMNAASVIAAARAGVDIADLAIASLSGSTSQPNLNSVCAALANSDRDPGLNADTLNELSDYWEEVLAQYKPFDSAPRAGTAEVYEHEMPGGQYTNLREQANAMGLGHRWREIARTYADVNQLFGDIVKVTPSSKVVGDMAMFLITRGIKAADVTKLKPGSIDWPESVIDMLAGGLGQPDGGWPADVQKVVLGNKPSTTQRPGDLADPVDLEATRAQVAKKIGRQIDDDDLYSHLMYPQVFADFVEFRRKYDDLSGLATPAFFYGMHVGEEVEVEIDPGKTLFVKLVSVGDADPDGKRTLFYELNGMPRESVVVDKSRVSTGSKAARAKGDPSDTAQACAPMPGMVTEIAVSPGQEVKEGDKLVVLEAMKMLTTVSASKDGVVKEVLVQKGEQVDSDDLLVKLA, encoded by the coding sequence ATGCCGCACCCCAAGACCGACAAGCTCCTCGCCGCGAACCGCGGTGAAATCGCCATCCGCATCTTCCGCGCCGCGAATGAACTCGGACTGCGCACCGTCTCGATGTTCGCCGAGGAAGACCGCTTCTCGCGTCACCGCTTCAAGGCCGACGAGGCCTACCAGCTAGACAAGGACAAGGGGCCGGTGGGTGCCTACCTCGATGTCGAGGGCATCGTAGCCATGGCAAAGGCGAAGGGCGTGACGCTCGTCCACCCCGGATACGGCTTCCTTTCCGAAAACGCCGCGTTTGCCCGCGCCTGCGCCCGCGAGGGCATCACCTTCGTCGGGCCCTCGCCCGAGCTGCTGGAAAATATGGGCGATAAAACCGCCGCCCGCCAGCTCGCGGAGAAATTCAACGTCCCCACCCTGCCCGGCACCGAGGACCCGATCACCGATCCCGGGGAGGCACTGAAGATCGCAGAGGGCATCGGCTTCCCACTCATCATCAAGGCGGCCTTTGGCGGTGGCGGACGCGGCATGCGTGTCGTCGAAAAACCGGAGCAACTCGCCGGCCTGCTCGCAGAGGCCCAGGGCGAGGCCGAGAAGGCATTCGGAAACGCTGCCGTCTTCCTCGAGCGCTACATCTCGAAAGCCAAGCACATCGAGGTGCAGATCCTCGGCGACCAGCATGGCAATGTGGTCCACCTCCACGAGCGCGATTGCTCCGTGCAACGCCGCTACCAGAAGGTCGTGGAGATCGCCCCGTCCGTGGAGCTCGATCCCGTGGTCCGCAAGGAACTCTGCGACGCCGCGGTCACGCTCGCCAAGGGCATCGGCTACAACAACGCGGGCACCGTCGAATTCCTCTACGACATGGACAAGGGCGACTGGTTCTTCATCGAGATGAACCCGCGCATCCAGGTGGAGCACACCGTGACAGAGTGCGTCACGGGCATCGATCTCGTGCGCTCGCAGATCCTCGTCGCGAAGGGCTACTCGCTCTTCTCGCCGGAGATCGCCATCCCGCAGCAGGACCAGATCCCGTGCAATGGCTACGCGATCCAGTGCCGCATCACCACGGAGGATCCGGAGCGCGGCTTCGCGCCGGACTACGGCCGCATCCTGAACTACCGCTCGGCCGCGGGCTTCGGCATCCGCCTCGATGCGGGCTCCGGCGATGCGGGCTCGGTGATCACGCCCTTCTACGACTCCATGCTGGTGAAGCTCACCGCGATGGGCCGCGACTTCGAGACCGCCTGTGTCCGCATGGACCGCGCGCTCCGCGAATTCCGCATCCGCGGGGTGAAGACGAACATTCCGTTTCTTGAGAACGTCATCAAGGACGACACCTTCCGCAGCGGCCAAGCCCACACGAAGCTGATCGACACCAAGCCCGAGCTGCTGAAATTCAAGCCGAAGCGCGACCGCGCGACGAAGCTGCTCACCTACCTCTCCGACATCACCGTGAATGGCAATGCCACGGCGAAGGGATGGAAGCCGGAGCAGCCGATCCTGAACCCGCGTGTCCCCCACCCCGCCGCGAAGACCTTCACCGGCAGCCGGGAGATTCTGTTGGAGAAGGGACCCGAGGCATTCTCGAAGTGGATCCTGGAGCAGAAGCAACTGCTCATCACAGACACCTCGATGCGCGATGCCCACCAGTCGCTCATTGCGACGCGCATGCGCACGCTGGACATGCTGCGCATCGCGGACGCCTACGCGGACGGCCTGCCGGAGCTTTTCTCGCTGGAGATGTGGGGCGGCGCTACCTTCGACACCGCGATGCGCTTCCTGAAGGAGTGCCCGTGGGAACGTCTCCGCCGCCTGCGCGAGAAGGTCCCGGGCATCCTCTTCCAGATGCTTTTCCGCGGATCGAATGCGGTGGGGTATTCGAACTACCCGGACAATGTCGTCGCGGGCTTCGTGAAGCACTCCGCCGATGCGGGCATGGACATCTTCCGCATCTTCGACTCGCTGAACTACCTGCCGAACATGCAGGTGGCGATGGAGGCAGTGCGCGATCACGGCAAGGCGCTGTGCGAAGCCGCGATCTGCTACACGGGCGATATCCTCGACCCGCGCCGCGACAAATTCTCGCTGAAGTATTACGTCGAGAAGGCAAAGGAGCTGGAGAAAATGGGCGCGCACATCCTTGCGATCAAGGACATGGCGGGTCTCTGCAAGCCACAGGCGGCCTACAATCTCGTCGCCGCGCTGAAGCAGGAAATCGGCATCCCGATCCATTTCCACACGCACGACACCTCCGGAATGAATGCCGCCTCGGTGATCGCCGCGGCGCGCGCCGGCGTGGACATCGCGGACCTGGCGATCGCGTCGCTTTCCGGATCCACCTCTCAGCCGAACCTCAACTCGGTGTGCGCAGCGCTCGCGAACTCGGACCGCGATCCCGGCCTGAATGCGGACACGCTCAACGAACTCTCCGACTACTGGGAGGAAGTGCTCGCGCAGTACAAGCCCTTCGACTCAGCACCGCGCGCCGGCACCGCCGAGGTGTATGAGCACGAAATGCCGGGCGGCCAGTACACGAACCTCCGCGAGCAGGCGAATGCCATGGGACTCGGCCACCGCTGGCGCGAGATCGCCCGCACCTATGCGGACGTGAACCAGCTCTTCGGCGACATCGTGAAGGTCACTCCCTCCTCGAAGGTCGTGGGTGACATGGCGATGTTCCTCATCACCCGCGGCATCAAGGCGGCGGACGTCACGAAGCTGAAGCCCGGCTCGATCGATTGGCCGGAGAGCGTGATCGACATGCTCGCCGGCGGCCTCGGCCAGCCCGACGGCGGATGGCCCGCGGACGTGCAGAAGGTGGTGCTGGGCAACAAACCCTCCACCACCCAGCGCCCCGGCGACCTGGCCGATCCCGTGGACCTCGAAGCCACCCGCGCGCAGGTGGCCAAGAAGATCGGCCGCCAGATCGATGACGACGATCTCTACTCTCACCTGATGTATCCGCAGGTCTTCGCGGACTTCGTCGAGTTCCGCCGGAAGTACGATGACCTTAGTGGACTCGCCACCCCGGCCTTCTTCTACGGCATGCATGTCGGCGAGGAAGTCGAGGTCGAGATCGATCCCGGCAAGACTCTCTTCGTGAAGCTTGTCTCCGTGGGTGACGCCGACCCGGACGGAAAGCGCACCCTCTTCTACGAGCTGAATGGCATGCCGCGCGAAAGCGTGGTCGTGGACAAGTCCCGCGTCAGCACCGGCTCGAAGGCCGCCCGCGCCAAGGGCGACCCATCCGACACCGCCCAGGCCTGCGCCCCCATGCCCGGCATGGTCACCGAGATCGCCGTGTCACCGGGACAAGAGGTCAAGGAAGGCGACAAGCTCGTCGTCCTCGAAGCCATGAAAATGCTCACCACCGTCAGCGCCTCGAAGGACGGCGTGGTGAAAGAGGTCCTCGTCCAGAAGGGCGAACAGGTGGACAGCGATGATTTGCTGGTGAAGCTCGCTTGA